A window of Cucurbita pepo subsp. pepo cultivar mu-cu-16 chromosome LG06, ASM280686v2, whole genome shotgun sequence contains these coding sequences:
- the LOC111796639 gene encoding uncharacterized protein LOC111796639, whose product MVRCLFTCFGKGGGDNNGATPDPNDRGTAEEQGRSGGVVVELFSSQGCATSPEAEVLISRLGRGDFELEAPVLVLAYHVDYWDYMGWKDPFGHSQWTVRQKAYVEALGLDTMFTPQVVVQGRKQAVATDEASLLAMIKDAPIFPSPAFQGTFQRPTTDSLEVTLTGTLRTKVDSDGADVMVALYESGLINDCLAGENKGRVLANDFVVRRLEKLCSVKDTSAKKTVSGSLILTLWEGFEGSKCVVAVFVQNNSHHIFGFQSFELPEDI is encoded by the exons ATGGTCCGCTGCCTCTTCACATGCTTCGGCAAGGGCGGCGGCGACAACAACGGCGCCACGCCAGACCCTAACGACAGAGGGACGGCGGAGGAGCAGGGGCGCAGCGGCGGCGTCGTGGTGGAACTATTCTCGTCGCAGGGGTGTGCGACGTCACCGGAGGCGGAAGTTCTGATATCGAGATTGGGGAGAGGAGATTTCGAATTGGAGGCGCCGGTGCTGGTTCTGGCTTACCATGTGGATTACTGGGATTATATGGGGTGGAAAGATCCGTTTGGACATAGCCAGTGGACGGTCCGGCAAAAGGCTTATGTGGAGGCGTTAGGGTTGGATACGATGTTTACTCCTCAGGTGGTGGTTCAAGGCCGGAAACAGGCTGTCGCCACCGATGAGGCTAGTTTGCTTGCTATGATTAAAGATGCTCCGATATTCCCCTCTCCCGCTTTTCAg GGGACATTCCAGAGGCCAACGACGGACAGCCTGGAAGTGACACTAACCGGAACATTGAGGACGAAGGTGGACAGCGACGGCGCCGACGTGATGGTGGCGCTCTACGAGAGCGGACTGATCAACGATTGCCTAGCCGGCGAAAACAAAGGCCGAGTTCTAGCCAACGATTTCGTCGTCAGAAGGCTCGAAAAGCTCTGCTCCGTCAAAGACACCTCCGCCAAAAAAACCGTCTCCGGCAGCCTCATTCTCACTCTCTGGGAAGGCTTCGAGGGCTCCAAATGCGTCGTCGCCGTCTTCGTTCAGAACAATTCGCATCATATTTTCGGGTTTCAGAGCTTTGAATTGCCGGAAGATATATGA